The genomic segment GTATTCATTCCACATTAAGAGGAACACAGAAAGTAGTTAAATACACACGTTCAGCCATGGCGGGACATTTGAATTGAACCATCGCGACAGAAACCAGCAAGCACAAAACAGGTGGAGGGTGTTTCTTacttacatttttcatgttgaaGTCAAATTTCCTTTCTCTCGTGAAGGCGACGATTCTGTATCATTTAATGTCCCACTGCACTTGTTGCTGAGTTGGTCATTTTGACTGACTGAATTTCTCATGTCCTCACTCCACACCTGCTAGCTTTAGCAAACTAGCCACGCACGGTTGCTAACACTATCAGCAAGACTAGAAAACTATGCTACTGTTCGCTAACTCTTCAAAGGTCGTTTCACTTATATTAActctctgttgtttgttctgAGGTTTGACAGGGAATGGCGTCTCCAATTGCTTCAGTCTTTTTCATCGGTGTTTTCATTCCGCAGTGGCATGGCAGTGACCGTATCTGAtactcattttctgtcaaatgatCCAAACGTCATTCTTTTCCTCGGTAACTAGCCAACATTTACCAGCCGTAGAGGGCGCTGTTCCACACCTTTGACAAAAATCAGTGGAAAATGGGgtagaaatgtgaaaaaaaatcaataatgattttgactttttcatttataataacaaacaaacaattgtCTAAATCATATTTCTGTGTGACAGACTGGCATTACCATCTGTCCTGCAGAAATATGATTTAACTTGTCTTTGCAAGTTATTGGCTTGCAAAGACATTTTAGTGCAGATATTTGTGGttcacagaggatgaatcctgactttggtgatcccttaaaTTTTCCTCCTGTGCCACCAAATTGTCAAAATTTCCCTAATTCCAACACCTCAGTTACCTTAAGATAACTTAATTCCAATGAACTAAGACAAACCTTTGGTTTAAATGTAACATACCTCCCATTGGATTCTTCAGCATTATGGTTGCAACACAAATTTGTTACCATAATACAATACTTACTGTAATACAATActtgatattttattattggGTTATGTCATATATCTGACTGAATTTTAGAGTATGTGTTAATTGTATTATCTCaaataaagtcagaaaaaaaatacacagataaaTACATGAGCAAtgttattgattttattttctgatgattgACAGATGATAATCTAGACAAGAAACAATCATGTGATACATAATCTCTCAGTCTGAACATGATCATCACAGGGCTTTTTGGTGTGAGTTATATTCAAACACTAAATGAGTAACTTTGCTCttcacaaataacacacaggGAGGCACAACAAGGATTTTCaatttttattgactttttggACAATTTCTTTTCCAGTGTCATCCATAACCGTTCACTTCAATGGTATTTGCATAATCTTTCATTCAATACTAGGAGGATATAAACCAAGGTAGGCTGATGCTAGATGTTGAATTAGCAGCTAGCAAGCTAAATCTGCACTCCTCAAGCAAAATTAAACTAATCACTATAACTGGGGGCAGAAATGTTCCAAGAGCTTTCAGAGGAACAATAAACATACCCTCCAGTTGTCCATTAAAAATGCACCTTGACATCATCTCTACCTGGTTTGTATCTTTCTAGTTGTAAGGCTGATAAAAAAAAGGGCCATTGCTATTTAACAGAACATCTGCATAGCAACTGGAAGACAAAGGGACTGGACACTGACCCAATACAGAGGATGAATAACACAGGACATCACTAAACAGATAGTTGGCACAAGATggtctgctgtttttctcaaacacacagtcattttcttttgtagAGTGATTTACGTTTGAATGTCAAAAAGTTCATTCAACAGTTAGTGTGAGGTTTGATACGTTGGAGCTGTAGGCCTAGTGTTGTAATAAGTTTAGTTCTCGCATGATCTCCAAGCATCTGGCAGTTTGAGTAGGTGCCATCCTGTAGTGGCTGAAACCACTCCCCCCTCCCCTTAGTAAAGTTTACCAATTCATAAGGCTACAAGGTACGTGCCACTACTTGACCATATTCACAGAAGCACAGTTACAAGCAAATGGAGAGACATGACAACCACTACAGTGTGCTTGAGGGCTAACAACTGACAAGTTTCACTCAGCTACATGAGTAAAGCAGGAGGGGGGTGTAGGTTACTGAAACAGCTGGCCCCTTGTTGGTCAGGCATCATATCACCAGCAGTAATTCAATCCCTTTTCCCCACCCTGCAAAGGCAACTAAGATAAGGGCAGCTCAAAAAAACTAATGTCTGGCCACCATTGAATTTGGTATAACAGTTCAAACCACAATGAAATGTCAGGtctaattaacatttaaatttcaGTCTTTTACAGACTGCAGACTTAACCGCAacatctgtcacttttttttaagCATGAGACAGTATTTAATGCAGATACAAAGCTCACAAGTCAATTACAGTACCTGAAAGCACTTGACTGATAAATCTGCAAGACGCAGACCAGGATAAGTAGACAGAGAAGGATGACATTCTCAGAACTGAAGACTTTCAGGGTCAGCGGTCAGTCCAGGTCAAGAGGGGGGACAATGACAGGGAAGATTGTGTCCGGTTAAGTTCAGGCCCATTGGTAGCAGCACGCCTTAGAAGCGCTTCGGTCCCCAGGGAGAGGTCTTGGTCGCCACTGGGGCTCCAAAGCTGGGGAAATCTTCAGAGCTGGTCATATCGGGGGCCTAAAGGTAGgacggggaaaaaaaaaaaaaaaaacagattaagaAAAAAGTAGGTGCCATGGCTTTTAATTTTCAACAGTACCATACTACTGGGGAAATGTTACCTTCTCATTGCCAGTGGTCCAGGGAGCCTCTCTCACCACAAAGCCTTTGGATGGGCCACGTTGTTCATCCATGGCAGCAGCACTACCCCCAGAAGGCCTCATGTAAGCCATCTTTGCCTCATTCTCCACAACATCTGCCATCTGAAAAAGTAGCACAAGTTTTCCAGTGAACATTTCAGGCATTCCTCACATCATTTAATACAAAAATCAGAGCTCATACACAGGAAAGCTTACGTATTCTTCTTCCAGGTTAAGGAGGTGGTCGATGGCTTCATCCACAAGCTCAGGGCGACCTGTGACCGTCACAAGGTTTGGGTCTGCAGCTCCACTCTGGGGAAACCTGAGATCAACCTAAAGAAGATGGATAGCAGGCCatgtcaaacacaaagacaaagtgaaGCACCgaagagatgtttttttcccaaaaatATATCTAAGTTGCTCTCTCAGGTGTCCTTCACCTAGGGTACCATCTGATCCCATCACACTGAGCTGGGTCTGAATTGCCCTTCCACCTTGAACACCTTCAGACCCTTTAGGAAGAAGCCTGTTGCTAAGATTGCTAGTGTTAAATTATTATACTAGAGATTAATGGGATTACAAGAGTCCCAATCCTCCACCTGCCCCAAACCAGCCGACCCCAGAAAGGACAAACACCACCACTCTGTCCCAGGTCAAAGTCAGAGcttccatcatcatcattatctatGTGGGTGGCAGAGTGTGAGCACATGGGAGTGGATGCAATGTGAGCCTTTCGGTTTTGATGAATTCATGTTGAGAAAAGAAAGTAGAATTCTTATTAAGACAAGGTGGCGACAGTTATCTCAGTGTCAAAGACCCGAAACTATCTGAATGGCCAAATACCACAAGCAgtaagtgaaaaaacattttctaacttGGAAGAAACAGTATAGCTGTTTGCAGGTCTAGTCATAGTCTCCAATTAATGGCCTTGAAAAACTGATAATAAAGCTTCTGACTTTTCGATTCTGTATCATAATAAAACTGATAAGAATGTTTCCTGTTCTCAGAGTAGCCTCACCTTAAACTCATCCATGATCTTGCGGATGCCCTTGCCGCGGGCTCCAATAATGCGGGCATGGACCCTGCTGTCCAGGGTGATGTCCTCGGAGATCATCTCTTCCAGCTCATCCACGATGGCCTTGATGGCATCTCGTGCAGCTATGGCTTTGTGCTCATACCCTGTAATAGTTATCTGATCCTGTAGAGAAACAACAGCCAGCTGACTATTAACACCAACccaacaggaagaagaaaaaaaatgcagtaaagaaaaaaagcatttatCCAATTCTGACATGGAGTCACTTTACTGATGATGAGCTCATGGGCAAAATAGTAACCAGTATGCCCATGTTGTGTTGACATATAAGAACTGGTAGTTTAGCACCACCTGCTGTGCTGATGCAGTAAATAGCGTTCACATTTTTGTATAATTTCTGATTTGAATTTAAAGTGtctgtgagaaaacacagaggaggtaTTATACCTGGTTTTCATCATTCTTCTCTGGGAACTGGATGTTAACATCGTGCTCAGTGCGGATGTTTGTAATAATGGCACCCTTGCGGCCGATGATTTTGGGGTGATACTTGGGGTCCACAGTGATGGTCAGCTTGAAGCTCCTGAGTGCCTGCAGAGGATTTGAGGGAAACAATGCTCTGGATTAAAACTCTAGAAAGTTTAACACCTGGCTCTTTTCAACATCTGCTGGAACGTGTGATCACCTAGCATGAGAAAAGTTAATAATTGAGCTCTTTCCTCCCTCACTGTTATCATAAGGGTGCCCTTTAAGTTAATCTCAGAGGTAACTGCTCCATGTGAGCATGTGAATCATCAACACTGCAGAAACACTTAATACCATGGGAATGAGAAAGAGTTCGCAATCGCACTATGGGCACATCTGAATGCTTCACACAATACTAACCCGATCCTCTTGCTCGGCCTGCAGCTCTTTGACGCGCTCCAAGAGGCCCTCTTTGGCGCGATCAAGATGATTGGCCAAGCCAGTGATGGCAATTTTATCAGACTGCTGCTCAGGAGCAGGCACTTGAATATTAACctggagacagacagtgagGTCAGCCCAAACTAtaatcaaactaaaaaaaatccatctgcGTATCAACACAAAATCTACAACACATACCTCAAATTCATCCATCATCTTACGAATTCCACTTCCTTTCTGTCCAATGATGTAACGATGAAGCTCAAAAGGCACTTCCACCTCAATAGTGACAGGCACCAAGGCCtaaggaaagaaaacagttcagcaaacaaagcagcaattacaagaaattaaacaagtttCTGCTGTGAATACGGACCTTCAGTGCTTCCACGGCAGCATCGCACCGCTCTTTGCGACCAGAAATCACAATCACGTCACACTTTTTGGGTGCGTTTGGATCGACAGGCTCCTTCACTTCTCCGTTTGCCTCTCCATTCTCCTGAATAGGAGCCTCTGCAGGAGGTGCTGCTGAAAAGTGAAGCCCACAAAGCTTAATGAGAAATTTTAAATTCAGGGACTCTATACCTAAGTCTTCACACTGATCAAGTTTTACCTTGTGGGTCCTCACGCTCTGGGAACTTAATCTGTACATTGTGATCTCTGGTGATTTGCTGGATCCGTGATCCCTTGGGACCCATGATAGAACGGTGGAACTTCTGAGAAATCACACACTCAATGGTCACTTGAGCAtcctggaaaataaaatgttcaaaaaggaggaaaaagcagagggCAAAACAGTTATTTTCCAGTTATTTTACAGAAGAATAACACTCACAGAATAAAGCCCAtctcagcaaaacaaaactgtatcTACTAACCAAGTCCTCAACAATCTCCTGCATGCGCTTCTTGGCTGCCTCCACACATTCTTTGGCTCCTTTGAGGGTGACCTTTTCACTCTGAGAGCCCGTGCGAGGGAAGCTCACCATCACGCCACCGTACTCATCAGCAAGGTCCCTGAGGACTTGGCCACGGCGAGCCACAAAGTAGCGATGGTGCTTGGGGTCAACGCTCATAGTATCCTCAACAACGttgtcctgtttttaaaaaagaaaaagaaaaaaaagaaaacataaatacataaaaattcTGACATGTAACAGAACCAAAGCCTCGGTTAAATCTGTCCTGGTATGTTCATAAATCATTTGAACTCTTACCAAACTCCTGATGAgttcctccagctccttctggGCCTCCCTCACTGCTTCTTCAGTGCCAACCACAGTGATGAGCTCTTGGTCTTTGTCCTCTGCAGTGGGGAAGATGATCCTGGCCCCGGTGCTGTCACGAACCTTACGGATGTTTCCACCACCTTTCCCAATGAGGAATTTGTGGTATTCTGGCTTTGCGCGCAGCTCAGCAGTGTGGCTCTTCGTTTGCTGAAGAGAAACATTTACAAACTGAATTCTACAAGAAGACATTTACTACAAGTCAACCTCTATTATAAGGTCAGCACAAAAGATGCTCTTATTAGCTTCTAAGTTACAACAGATGATAAATCCTATCATGCACCATTCAAAACAAGCAGTTCAATGTTTTAATGGGCTAaacttttaaacatttcagCCTCAACTGGCACTAGGTCTGCACAAGCTTGCCGTTTTTCTTCTGACAGCTGAAAAGACACTGAAAGAAGTTCTCAGCATGTGGTAATGTACAAGCAAGCAGTTCTTTCCCCACCCTCCCTCTATGCCCACATATAATGGCTGCCAGTTTAACAGGGTCAACTGAAGTTCAGCTTTTTATTAGACATTCATACAAACCTTCTCCTCTGCCAAGCCAAGCAGTTGCTGCTTGgctttctccacctcctctatAGGGCCTCGGATGGTGACCTTATCAATCCCTGAGCCCTCAGTGGGGAAGTGGATGTGTACGCCGCCACATTCCTCCATGATCGAGCGCACCAAACGACCCTTTGACCCAATCAAGGAGTTGTGCAGCTTGGAGGGAATGGAAACCTCTATCTCTGCGATGTTTGCCTAAACACAATGCAACATTAATTAAGCATATGTACTAGATTTGGACCCATCTGCCAAGGCATCGGAGACTagctctatgtgtgtgttttgcttacCAGCTCCTTCTGAATTGCCAAGATGCGATTTCGTGCAGCCTCACAGTTTGCCTTCTTCCCAGTGATGACGATCATCTCTGAGTTGCTGTTCTCAGCAGGCAGGTCAATTTTTGTATTGGTTTCCTCCCGAATCTAGAAAGAAAACAGACGTAACTGTCAAATCAAACTCCAACAGAGTAACAGCCTCATTCCACAGA from the Lates calcarifer isolate ASB-BC8 linkage group LG17, TLL_Latcal_v3, whole genome shotgun sequence genome contains:
- the hdlbpa gene encoding high density lipoprotein binding protein a isoform X2 gives rise to the protein MSSVAVLTQESFNEHRSGLLPEQSGAAVAGPSAGQDEDALPTYKEAFPPLPEKAASPEGTQETANAWTSKIRPLKSSIITQVFHVPLEERKYKDINQFGEGDQAKVCVDIMHKTGAHLELSLAKDQGLSIMVSGKLDAVMKARKEIVSRLQTQASATVAIPKEHHRFVIGKNGEKLQELELKTATKIQIPRPDDPSNQIKISGTKEGLEKAKHEILLISAEQDKRAVERVNIDKVYHPFITGAYNKLVGEMMQETGARINVPPPSVNKTEIVITGEKEQVALAVAMIKKIYEDKKKNATTIAVEVKKSQHKYVIGPKGNTLQEILDRTGVSVEIPPSDSSSETVILRGEPDRLGQALTEVYAKANSYTVSSVSAPSWLHRFIIGKKGQNLAKITQQMPKVHIEFTEGEDKITLEGPTKDVQMVQSQIEAIVTDLVSRMDYAEISVDPKFHRHLIGKGGVNINRIKELHKVTVRIPPDNEKSNLIRIEGDPQGVQEAKKELLELASRMENERTKDLIIEQRFHRAIIGQKGEKIKEVRDKFPEVIINFPDPAQKSDIVQLRGPRTEVEKCSKFMQKIVAEMVENSYSVSVPIFKQFHRNIIGKGGSNIKKIREETNTKIDLPAENSNSEMIVITGKKANCEAARNRILAIQKELANIAEIEVSIPSKLHNSLIGSKGRLVRSIMEECGGVHIHFPTEGSGIDKVTIRGPIEEVEKAKQQLLGLAEEKQTKSHTAELRAKPEYHKFLIGKGGGNIRKVRDSTGARIIFPTAEDKDQELITVVGTEEAVREAQKELEELIRSLDNVVEDTMSVDPKHHRYFVARRGQVLRDLADEYGGVMVSFPRTGSQSEKVTLKGAKECVEAAKKRMQEIVEDLDAQVTIECVISQKFHRSIMGPKGSRIQQITRDHNVQIKFPEREDPQAPPAEAPIQENGEANGEVKEPVDPNAPKKCDVIVISGRKERCDAAVEALKALVPVTIEVEVPFELHRYIIGQKGSGIRKMMDEFEVNIQVPAPEQQSDKIAITGLANHLDRAKEGLLERVKELQAEQEDRALRSFKLTITVDPKYHPKIIGRKGAIITNIRTEHDVNIQFPEKNDENQDQITITGYEHKAIAARDAIKAIVDELEEMISEDITLDSRVHARIIGARGKGIRKIMDEFKVDLRFPQSGAADPNLVTVTGRPELVDEAIDHLLNLEEEYMADVVENEAKMAYMRPSGGSAAAMDEQRGPSKGFVVREAPWTTGNEKAPDMTSSEDFPSFGAPVATKTSPWGPKRF
- the hdlbpa gene encoding high density lipoprotein binding protein a isoform X1, which codes for MSSVAVLTQESFNEHRSGLLPEQSGAAVAGPSAGQDEDALPTYKEAFPPLPEKAASPEGTQETANAWTSKIRPLKSSIITQVFHVPLEERKYKDINQFGEGDQAKVCVDIMHKTGAHLELSLAKDQGLSIMVSGKLDAVMKARKEIVSRLQTQASATVAIPKEHHRFVIGKNGEKLQELELKTATKIQIPRPDDPSNQIKISGTKEGLEKAKHEILLISAEQDKRAVERVNIDKVYHPFITGAYNKLVGEMMQETGARINVPPPSVNKTEIVITGEKEQVALAVAMIKKIYEDKKKNATTIAVEVKKSQHKYVIGPKGNTLQEILDRTGVSVEIPPSDSSSETVILRGEPDRLGQALTEVYAKANSYTVSSVSAPSWLHRFIIGKKGQNLAKITQQMPKVHIEFTEGEDKITLEGPTKDVQMVQSQIEAIVTDLVSRMDYAEISVDPKFHRHLIGKGGVNINRIKELHKVTVRIPPDNEKSNLIRIEGDPQGVQEAKKELLELASRMENERTKDLIIEQRFHRAIIGQKGEKIKEVRDKFPEVIINFPDPAQKSDIVQLRGPRTEVEKCSKFMQKIVAEMVENSYSVSVPIFKQFHRNIIGKGGSNIKKIREETNTKIDLPAENSNSEMIVITGKKANCEAARNRILAIQKELANIAEIEVSIPSKLHNSLIGSKGRLVRSIMEECGGVHIHFPTEGSGIDKVTIRGPIEEVEKAKQQLLGLAEEKQTKSHTAELRAKPEYHKFLIGKGGGNIRKVRDSTGARIIFPTAEDKDQELITVVGTEEAVREAQKELEELIRSLDNVVEDTMSVDPKHHRYFVARRGQVLRDLADEYGGVMVSFPRTGSQSEKVTLKGAKECVEAAKKRMQEIVEDLDAQVTIECVISQKFHRSIMGPKGSRIQQITRDHNVQIKFPEREDPQAAPPAEAPIQENGEANGEVKEPVDPNAPKKCDVIVISGRKERCDAAVEALKALVPVTIEVEVPFELHRYIIGQKGSGIRKMMDEFEVNIQVPAPEQQSDKIAITGLANHLDRAKEGLLERVKELQAEQEDRALRSFKLTITVDPKYHPKIIGRKGAIITNIRTEHDVNIQFPEKNDENQDQITITGYEHKAIAARDAIKAIVDELEEMISEDITLDSRVHARIIGARGKGIRKIMDEFKVDLRFPQSGAADPNLVTVTGRPELVDEAIDHLLNLEEEYMADVVENEAKMAYMRPSGGSAAAMDEQRGPSKGFVVREAPWTTGNEKAPDMTSSEDFPSFGAPVATKTSPWGPKRF